The following are encoded together in the Hemicordylus capensis ecotype Gifberg chromosome 4, rHemCap1.1.pri, whole genome shotgun sequence genome:
- the GORAB gene encoding RAB6-interacting golgin isoform X3, whose amino-acid sequence MHPLLDVLRDVAEPPPEKQHRPPSVNKSYQQLQRKKAVRQLCEKMGQLGEAALAPPEQRLSVSKKSSSPQITVPPSQSPTGEQQDARNQQFEPVLEKPCNGEPSAEPSHKLVKKKIELQEKSRWEVFQQEQRLMEEKNKRKKVLLANAIAERSKRTQAETVKLNRIQKQLQALDEMVSADIGILRNRIDQASLDYSYARKRYDKAEAEYVDAKLDLQKKTEIKEQLTEHLCTIIQQNELRKAKKLEGLMQQLEVEADEETLELEIEVEQMLQQQDAEAARPAGMSQKLSPVGMENSSPRAIDKECENKDHIAVVSKQLMEQPPSSHTSSQGQSIDSASREMMVQNGT is encoded by the exons ATGCATCCGCTGCTCGACGTGCTGCGAG ATGTAGCAGAACCTCCTCCTGAAAAACAGCATCGGCCGCCCTCTGTAAACAAAAGCTACCAGCAGCTCCAGCGCAAAAAGGCTGTCCGGCAATTatgtgaaaaaatgggacaactAGGTGAAGCAGCCTTGGCACCCCCAGAGCAGCGACTTTCTGTGTCCAAAAAGTCATCTTCTCCTCAGATAACTGTTCCACCATCCCAGTCTCCAACAGGAGAACAACAGGATGCCAGAAATCAACAGTTTGAACCTGTGCTTGAGAAACCTTGTAATGGGGAACCCTCTGCAGAGCCAAGCCATAAactggtgaaaaagaaaatagAATT ACAGGAGAAGTCTCGTTGGGAGGTCTTTCAACAGGAGCAAAGGCTTATGGAGGAAAAGAACAAACGCAAGAAAGTGCTGCTGGCTAACGCAATTGCTGAAAG ATCTAAAAGAACGCAGGCTGAAACAGTGAAGTTGAACCGGATCCAAAAGCAGCTCCAAGCCCTGGATGAGATGGTGTCTGCTGATATTGGGATCCTGAGAAACAGAATTGACCAGGCAAGCTTGGACTATTCATACGCTCG AAAGCGTTATGATAAGGCAGAAGCTGAGTATGTGGATGCAAAGCTGGATCTCCAAAAGAAAACTGAAATCAAAGAGCAGCTCACAGAACACTTGTGCACAATCATACAGCAAAATGAGCTCCGCAAGGCCAAGAAACTGGAGGGGTTAATGCAGCAGCTGGAAGTGGAGGCCGATGAAGAGACTCTGGAACTCGAGATAGAGGTGGAGcagatgctgcagcagcaggacgCAGAAGCTGCAAGGCCAGCAGGCATGTCACAGAAGCTTTCTCCAGTTGGCATGGAGAATTCATCTCCCCGGGCTATTGACAAAGAATGTGAGAACAAAGACCACATAGCTGTGGTGTCAAAACAGTTAATGGAGCAGCCCCCAAGTTCCCATACCAGTAGCCAGGGTCAATCAATAGACTCTGCTTCCAGAGAAATGATGGTTCAAAATGGTACATGA
- the GORAB gene encoding RAB6-interacting golgin isoform X2 produces MAGGWAGFSEQELRRLQGKVADVAEPPPEKQHRPPSVNKSYQQLQRKKAVRQLCEKMGQLGEAALAPPEQRLSVSKKSSSPQITVPPSQSPTGEQQDARNQQFEPVLEKPCNGEPSAEPSHKLVKKKIELQEKSRWEVFQQEQRLMEEKNKRKKVLLANAIAERSKRTQAETVKLNRIQKQLQALDEMVSADIGILRNRIDQASLDYSYARKRYDKAEAEYVDAKLDLQKKTEIKEQLTEHLCTIIQQNELRKAKKLEGLMQQLEVEADEETLELEIEVEQMLQQQDAEAARPAGMSQKLSPVGMENSSPRAIDKECENKDHIAVVSKQLMEQPPSSHTSSQGQSIDSASREMMVQNGT; encoded by the exons ATGGCGGGGGGCTGGGCCGGCTTCTCTGAGCAGGAGCTCCGGCGACTCCAAGGAAAGGTTGCAG ATGTAGCAGAACCTCCTCCTGAAAAACAGCATCGGCCGCCCTCTGTAAACAAAAGCTACCAGCAGCTCCAGCGCAAAAAGGCTGTCCGGCAATTatgtgaaaaaatgggacaactAGGTGAAGCAGCCTTGGCACCCCCAGAGCAGCGACTTTCTGTGTCCAAAAAGTCATCTTCTCCTCAGATAACTGTTCCACCATCCCAGTCTCCAACAGGAGAACAACAGGATGCCAGAAATCAACAGTTTGAACCTGTGCTTGAGAAACCTTGTAATGGGGAACCCTCTGCAGAGCCAAGCCATAAactggtgaaaaagaaaatagAATT ACAGGAGAAGTCTCGTTGGGAGGTCTTTCAACAGGAGCAAAGGCTTATGGAGGAAAAGAACAAACGCAAGAAAGTGCTGCTGGCTAACGCAATTGCTGAAAG ATCTAAAAGAACGCAGGCTGAAACAGTGAAGTTGAACCGGATCCAAAAGCAGCTCCAAGCCCTGGATGAGATGGTGTCTGCTGATATTGGGATCCTGAGAAACAGAATTGACCAGGCAAGCTTGGACTATTCATACGCTCG AAAGCGTTATGATAAGGCAGAAGCTGAGTATGTGGATGCAAAGCTGGATCTCCAAAAGAAAACTGAAATCAAAGAGCAGCTCACAGAACACTTGTGCACAATCATACAGCAAAATGAGCTCCGCAAGGCCAAGAAACTGGAGGGGTTAATGCAGCAGCTGGAAGTGGAGGCCGATGAAGAGACTCTGGAACTCGAGATAGAGGTGGAGcagatgctgcagcagcaggacgCAGAAGCTGCAAGGCCAGCAGGCATGTCACAGAAGCTTTCTCCAGTTGGCATGGAGAATTCATCTCCCCGGGCTATTGACAAAGAATGTGAGAACAAAGACCACATAGCTGTGGTGTCAAAACAGTTAATGGAGCAGCCCCCAAGTTCCCATACCAGTAGCCAGGGTCAATCAATAGACTCTGCTTCCAGAGAAATGATGGTTCAAAATGGTACATGA
- the GORAB gene encoding RAB6-interacting golgin isoform X1: protein MPPSLLFYKQKTLSLFHSNPHSLPEKEGTVSLYSAAVDIAACIADVAEPPPEKQHRPPSVNKSYQQLQRKKAVRQLCEKMGQLGEAALAPPEQRLSVSKKSSSPQITVPPSQSPTGEQQDARNQQFEPVLEKPCNGEPSAEPSHKLVKKKIELQEKSRWEVFQQEQRLMEEKNKRKKVLLANAIAERSKRTQAETVKLNRIQKQLQALDEMVSADIGILRNRIDQASLDYSYARKRYDKAEAEYVDAKLDLQKKTEIKEQLTEHLCTIIQQNELRKAKKLEGLMQQLEVEADEETLELEIEVEQMLQQQDAEAARPAGMSQKLSPVGMENSSPRAIDKECENKDHIAVVSKQLMEQPPSSHTSSQGQSIDSASREMMVQNGT, encoded by the exons atgcctccttctttACTCTTTTACAAACAAAAGACCCTCAGCCTTTTCCACAGCAATCCCCACAGTTTACCTGAGAAGGAAGGAACTGTTTCCCTGTACTCTGCTGCTGTTGATATAGCTGCTTGTATTGCAG ATGTAGCAGAACCTCCTCCTGAAAAACAGCATCGGCCGCCCTCTGTAAACAAAAGCTACCAGCAGCTCCAGCGCAAAAAGGCTGTCCGGCAATTatgtgaaaaaatgggacaactAGGTGAAGCAGCCTTGGCACCCCCAGAGCAGCGACTTTCTGTGTCCAAAAAGTCATCTTCTCCTCAGATAACTGTTCCACCATCCCAGTCTCCAACAGGAGAACAACAGGATGCCAGAAATCAACAGTTTGAACCTGTGCTTGAGAAACCTTGTAATGGGGAACCCTCTGCAGAGCCAAGCCATAAactggtgaaaaagaaaatagAATT ACAGGAGAAGTCTCGTTGGGAGGTCTTTCAACAGGAGCAAAGGCTTATGGAGGAAAAGAACAAACGCAAGAAAGTGCTGCTGGCTAACGCAATTGCTGAAAG ATCTAAAAGAACGCAGGCTGAAACAGTGAAGTTGAACCGGATCCAAAAGCAGCTCCAAGCCCTGGATGAGATGGTGTCTGCTGATATTGGGATCCTGAGAAACAGAATTGACCAGGCAAGCTTGGACTATTCATACGCTCG AAAGCGTTATGATAAGGCAGAAGCTGAGTATGTGGATGCAAAGCTGGATCTCCAAAAGAAAACTGAAATCAAAGAGCAGCTCACAGAACACTTGTGCACAATCATACAGCAAAATGAGCTCCGCAAGGCCAAGAAACTGGAGGGGTTAATGCAGCAGCTGGAAGTGGAGGCCGATGAAGAGACTCTGGAACTCGAGATAGAGGTGGAGcagatgctgcagcagcaggacgCAGAAGCTGCAAGGCCAGCAGGCATGTCACAGAAGCTTTCTCCAGTTGGCATGGAGAATTCATCTCCCCGGGCTATTGACAAAGAATGTGAGAACAAAGACCACATAGCTGTGGTGTCAAAACAGTTAATGGAGCAGCCCCCAAGTTCCCATACCAGTAGCCAGGGTCAATCAATAGACTCTGCTTCCAGAGAAATGATGGTTCAAAATGGTACATGA